Proteins encoded within one genomic window of Rossellomorea vietnamensis:
- a CDS encoding DinB family protein has protein sequence MYVTIADFIREWNWEATLTQEVLEGLTDDSLNQKVYPEGRSLGRIVWHFTTNIPEYLTHFGLNVDGVENEENVPASAKEMAETFKNISSSAVKAIEQQWTDESLKEVQIAFGREETNAQVLMGLIKHIIHHRGQITILMRQAGIKPFGVYGPPKEDWIHLGVENPPL, from the coding sequence ATGTATGTAACGATTGCAGACTTTATTAGAGAATGGAATTGGGAGGCAACGTTAACTCAAGAGGTTTTGGAAGGTTTAACGGATGATTCATTGAATCAAAAAGTTTACCCGGAAGGTCGTTCATTGGGTAGGATTGTTTGGCATTTCACGACAAATATTCCAGAGTATTTAACTCATTTCGGGCTGAATGTAGACGGAGTAGAAAATGAGGAAAATGTCCCTGCCTCAGCTAAAGAAATGGCTGAAACGTTTAAAAATATAAGTTCTAGTGCAGTCAAAGCCATTGAACAACAATGGACAGACGAATCCTTGAAAGAAGTACAAATTGCATTTGGCAGGGAAGAAACAAATGCTCAAGTTTTAATGGGACTAATTAAACACATTATTCATCATCGTGGCCAAATTACTATTCTTATGCGTCAAGCCGGAATCAAACCGTTTGGCGTTTATGGACCGCCAAAAGAAGATTGGATCCACTTAGGTGTGGAAAATCCTCCACTCTAA
- a CDS encoding phosphotransferase family protein produces the protein MEATKKYMKEIIRRFPDIHMESVQVLGEGRMSIVLEVNDRWAFRFAKNEGGSMDLEKEISILPAIQPKLSLSIPFFEFVGRQENGLYFVGYRKLPGVLLEEDSISRLSRIQVRNLIGSLSKFMKSLQAISVESVAYRALPAVNLETKYLQLFKEAKEKVFPFTDVKTRDYISGRFNSFLQHPDYHTYTPTLIHGDLSPNHFLIDTETGELTGIIDFGDMCLCDPDYELLYILEDCGKEFTRDLLRSLGYSNVEERIEKISYFVTFDQIQYMIDGIIRGNEEWVEEGLLELGKELGGCMGK, from the coding sequence GTGGAAGCTACCAAGAAGTATATGAAAGAGATAATCCGTCGTTTCCCTGACATCCATATGGAATCGGTTCAAGTACTTGGCGAAGGGAGGATGAGTATCGTCCTTGAAGTCAATGATCGGTGGGCATTCCGTTTTGCAAAGAACGAAGGGGGATCAATGGATCTTGAGAAGGAAATCAGCATCTTGCCTGCCATTCAGCCTAAGCTATCATTGTCCATCCCATTTTTTGAGTTTGTAGGCAGGCAGGAAAATGGGCTTTATTTTGTAGGGTATAGGAAGCTGCCTGGTGTGCTCCTTGAAGAAGATTCCATTTCGAGACTCAGTCGGATTCAAGTCAGGAATCTGATCGGATCACTTTCTAAATTTATGAAAAGTCTGCAAGCGATTTCGGTTGAATCGGTGGCATACCGGGCTTTACCTGCCGTAAACCTTGAAACCAAGTACTTACAGCTGTTTAAAGAAGCAAAAGAGAAAGTGTTCCCCTTTACTGACGTCAAAACAAGAGACTACATCTCTGGCCGGTTTAACTCGTTTTTACAACATCCTGATTATCATACATATACACCCACATTGATTCATGGGGATCTTTCCCCCAATCATTTCCTTATTGATACCGAAACAGGTGAACTGACAGGGATCATCGACTTCGGAGATATGTGCCTATGTGACCCCGACTATGAATTACTATATATCCTTGAGGATTGTGGAAAGGAATTTACAAGAGATTTATTACGTTCGCTGGGATATTCAAACGTAGAAGAGAGGATTGAAAAAATCTCTTACTTTGTTACATTCGATCAGATTCAGTATATGATTGATGGGATTATCAGGGGAAATGAAGAGTGGGTGGAGGAAGGATTGCTGGAGCTTGGGAAAGAGTTGGGAGGGTGTATGGGGAAATAG
- the bla gene encoding class A beta-lactamase, whose product MMLKSVRMLKILMCVGLLSLSLFGNGLKQTEAKEKATGHGTGHKFMQLEKKFDARLGVYAIDTGTNQTVAYRPDERFAYSSTFKALAAGLVLQQNSMDELDEVITYTRDDLVTYSPITEQHVDTGMTLREICDAAIRYSDNTAGNLLLEELGGPDGFENALRQIGDHVTEADRFETDLNSAIPGDIRDTSTARALATNLKALTVDDVLPHDKRTILTDWMRGNTTGDELIRAGVPKGWEVGDKTGAGGYGTRNDIAIVWPPNRAPIIIAILSSRDTEDAAYDNELIAKAAKVVLKEFK is encoded by the coding sequence ATGATGTTGAAAAGTGTCAGAATGTTAAAAATCTTGATGTGTGTTGGACTATTAAGTTTAAGCCTCTTTGGAAACGGATTAAAGCAGACCGAGGCAAAAGAAAAAGCAACAGGTCATGGGACTGGCCATAAGTTCATGCAACTCGAGAAAAAGTTTGATGCCCGCCTCGGCGTCTATGCGATTGACACCGGTACAAATCAGACGGTGGCTTATCGACCTGATGAACGGTTCGCCTATTCATCCACCTTTAAGGCTTTGGCTGCAGGGTTGGTGCTACAGCAAAACTCGATGGACGAACTTGACGAAGTCATCACCTACACCAGAGATGACCTCGTCACGTATTCTCCCATTACAGAGCAACACGTGGATACCGGTATGACCCTTAGGGAAATTTGCGATGCGGCTATCAGGTACAGCGATAATACGGCAGGGAACCTTTTATTGGAGGAACTCGGAGGACCTGACGGCTTCGAAAATGCACTGAGGCAAATCGGCGATCATGTCACCGAGGCTGATCGCTTTGAGACTGATTTGAACAGTGCCATCCCAGGAGACATCCGTGATACAAGTACAGCAAGAGCACTTGCCACCAACTTGAAGGCTTTGACGGTCGACGACGTGCTCCCGCATGATAAGCGTACCATCCTGACAGATTGGATGCGGGGGAATACTACTGGAGACGAACTGATCCGTGCGGGTGTACCTAAAGGTTGGGAGGTAGGCGATAAAACGGGGGCTGGAGGCTACGGAACGCGAAATGATATCGCTATCGTATGGCCGCCGAATCGAGCCCCCATTATTATCGCGATTCTATCCAGCCGTGATACTGAGGATGCTGCCTATGATAATGAACTTATAGCAAAGGCAGCCAAGGTCGTACTGAAAGAATTTAAGTGA
- a CDS encoding aldo/keto reductase — translation MEYITLNNGLKMPIVGTGTNTYGKENNDYNAALTNEIPELLSALELGYRSIDAAIMYRNEELVGRVLAESTVPREELFITTKVPANEEYISSKEATRAAIENSLKNFQTDYLDLLLIHFPIEDKGQLQNTWEVFEEYYEAGKLRAIGVSNFKKEHLEELNEFAKVKPAVNQIQINLKEPNKDLLEVLKEEGITPVAWGPMKAEAHQQEALDEIGESYKKSGAQVLLKYQIQRGVIVIPKSHNPENQASNLDLFDFELSAEDMKRIENL, via the coding sequence ATGGAATACATTACGCTTAATAATGGGCTGAAGATGCCAATTGTAGGGACAGGTACAAATACGTATGGGAAAGAAAACAATGACTATAACGCAGCGTTAACAAATGAAATTCCAGAACTCCTATCAGCACTTGAGTTGGGGTACCGTTCAATCGATGCAGCCATCATGTATCGAAACGAAGAACTTGTCGGAAGAGTGTTAGCAGAGAGCACAGTGCCTCGGGAAGAGTTATTTATTACGACAAAGGTTCCAGCCAATGAAGAATATATTTCTTCGAAGGAAGCTACCCGAGCAGCCATCGAAAACAGTTTAAAAAACTTTCAAACAGACTATCTGGATCTGCTTCTTATTCACTTTCCTATCGAAGACAAAGGACAACTTCAAAACACGTGGGAAGTCTTTGAAGAATACTACGAAGCGGGCAAACTAAGAGCAATCGGCGTTTCAAACTTTAAAAAAGAGCATCTGGAAGAATTGAATGAATTCGCTAAAGTGAAGCCAGCCGTTAATCAAATTCAAATTAACCTAAAAGAACCTAACAAAGATCTCCTTGAAGTTTTAAAAGAAGAGGGCATTACACCCGTTGCATGGGGACCTATGAAAGCCGAAGCCCATCAACAAGAGGCTTTGGATGAAATTGGTGAATCCTATAAAAAATCAGGCGCACAAGTTTTACTAAAATACCAAATCCAACGTGGTGTGATTGTTATTCCTAAATCTCACAACCCTGAAAATCAAGCATCTAATCTAGATCTTTTTGATTTCGAATTGTCTGCAGAAGATATGAAAAGAATTGAAAACTTATAA
- a CDS encoding NUDIX hydrolase, which produces MSQDGIVLVASVSILRHGKVLMIKENKPNAVHKWNFPSGHIEYGEDILYSAKREVKEETGLDVKLIGTTGVYNFTSNTNDQVILFHFIGEITGGTLHLEEDEITDSRWIKTNDLLALEKEDLREPHVLKQIIHNLVEENIYSISVMNEQLFKG; this is translated from the coding sequence ATGTCTCAAGATGGAATTGTCTTAGTAGCAAGTGTATCAATCTTACGTCATGGTAAAGTCTTGATGATAAAAGAAAACAAACCCAATGCCGTCCATAAGTGGAACTTTCCGAGTGGGCATATAGAGTATGGTGAGGATATTCTTTATTCAGCTAAAAGGGAAGTGAAAGAGGAAACGGGTTTAGATGTAAAGCTGATTGGCACGACCGGAGTATACAATTTCACCAGTAATACGAACGATCAAGTCATTCTATTTCATTTTATTGGTGAGATTACTGGAGGTACATTACATCTTGAAGAAGATGAAATTACTGACAGCAGGTGGATAAAAACGAATGACCTTTTAGCATTAGAAAAAGAGGATTTGCGAGAACCGCATGTATTAAAACAAATCATTCATAACTTAGTAGAAGAAAATATCTATTCCATTAGCGTCATGAATGAGCAACTTTTTAAGGGCTAA
- a CDS encoding DUF1572 domain-containing protein, translating to MDINQIIINNLVTKFVQIKSRMLSVINQLSNDDINWRPNEESNSISNLVIHIAGNIHQRIEVGICGLQDNRDRDEEFNINKIVSKEEVIDMIESHFEILDKTIKDLDFNEYLRPQKVRNNEVTVLDVLLQCASHFSEHLGQILYIGKMRLNNEYISTSIPRKK from the coding sequence GTGGACATTAATCAAATCATCATAAATAACTTAGTAACAAAATTTGTACAAATAAAAAGTAGAATGTTGTCTGTCATAAATCAACTTTCTAATGATGATATTAATTGGAGACCCAATGAAGAAAGTAATAGTATTTCTAATTTGGTCATACATATTGCAGGGAATATACATCAAAGAATTGAGGTGGGTATCTGTGGTCTTCAAGATAATAGAGATAGGGATGAGGAGTTTAATATCAACAAAATAGTAAGTAAAGAAGAAGTAATTGATATGATAGAGAGTCATTTTGAAATTTTAGATAAAACGATTAAAGATCTTGATTTTAACGAATATTTAAGACCACAAAAGGTACGGAATAATGAAGTAACCGTATTGGATGTCCTTTTACAATGTGCCTCTCATTTTTCGGAACATCTGGGCCAAATCTTGTACATAGGAAAAATGAGACTTAATAATGAGTATATTTCAACTTCAATTCCCAGGAAAAAATAA
- a CDS encoding HAMP domain-containing sensor histidine kinase, producing MSIKKRLILSNIGMIFIPIISLIIVELGVGYVFFYVLGKKPEGEDMQVFQTFRFGAMIVILFVTNGILTYFISRSILGPIKSLSMAAKKISEGNLDYSCASEQEDELGQLSNTFEEMRLKLKEASVVQQQYELNRQELIASISHDIKTPLTSIKGYVSGIQDGVADTPEKVNRYISKIEKNAHDMDALIDELFLYSKLDLEQIPFTFEKIKLDDYFQDFIEELSLTLEHDHGKAVLIHDPLKSYAVRADREKLNRVVMNITQNSLKYMDKSVKVIQVILSENNNEVQVEIKDNGSGIPKKDLSNIFDSFYRTDESRNSATGGTGLGLSIAKKIIGNHGGKIWAESEPGVGTSIYFTLKKVNEREENIDY from the coding sequence ATGTCCATAAAGAAAAGACTGATCTTATCGAATATCGGGATGATTTTTATCCCGATAATCAGTTTAATCATTGTCGAACTTGGTGTCGGATATGTGTTTTTTTATGTGCTTGGAAAGAAACCTGAAGGGGAGGATATGCAGGTCTTTCAAACCTTTCGTTTTGGGGCGATGATCGTGATACTCTTCGTCACCAACGGGATCCTGACGTATTTTATTTCAAGGAGTATCCTTGGACCAATCAAGAGTTTATCCATGGCGGCAAAAAAGATCAGTGAAGGGAATCTCGATTACAGCTGTGCTTCAGAGCAAGAGGATGAATTGGGGCAATTGTCCAATACTTTTGAAGAGATGCGGTTGAAACTGAAGGAAGCGTCGGTGGTTCAGCAGCAGTACGAACTGAATCGCCAGGAGCTCATTGCCAGTATTTCGCATGATATCAAGACGCCACTGACCTCGATCAAAGGATATGTGAGCGGCATTCAGGATGGAGTGGCGGACACGCCTGAGAAGGTGAATCGTTATATTTCCAAGATTGAAAAAAACGCTCACGATATGGATGCCCTCATCGATGAACTGTTTCTCTATTCCAAACTGGACCTTGAACAAATTCCATTTACATTTGAGAAGATCAAACTGGACGATTATTTTCAAGACTTTATTGAAGAACTCTCGTTAACCCTTGAACATGACCATGGGAAAGCGGTACTGATCCATGATCCTCTAAAGTCTTATGCCGTGAGGGCGGACAGGGAAAAATTAAACAGGGTCGTCATGAATATCACACAAAACAGTCTGAAGTATATGGACAAATCAGTGAAAGTAATACAGGTCATCCTCAGTGAGAACAACAATGAAGTCCAGGTGGAAATCAAAGACAATGGGAGCGGAATCCCCAAAAAGGATCTATCCAATATCTTTGACAGCTTCTACCGGACAGATGAATCGAGGAATTCAGCCACGGGAGGCACCGGGCTCGGACTGTCGATTGCCAAAAAAATCATCGGAAATCACGGCGGGAAAATCTGGGCAGAGAGTGAGCCGGGAGTGGGAACGAGCATTTATTTTACATTGAAAAAGGTGAATGAGCGTGAAGAAAATATTGATTATTGA
- a CDS encoding bifunctional metallophosphatase/5'-nucleotidase: MSLSKWMLAAIATGVFFIGSSFASSSTDPGEYISVQLLGVNDFHGQLETVRTRNGKQVGGAEYLAAYLKKHRQENENTLLVHSGDMVGASSPVSSLMQDEPAVEWMNEVGFDIGTLGNHEFDEGTEEMFRLLDGGKHEKTGTFEGAAFPYTAANVIDKKTGKTILPPYLIKEVDGVPIGFIGVVTTETKDIVLPSGIEEVEFTDEVTAINQSVKELKAKGVRSIVVLGHVSASSNEDGTNPAQDAAEFAPRIDDEVDIIFGGHSHGFANTSVDGKLIVQSYSYGTAFSDVDLLIDRETKDIVNKQAAILSTYHDGILPDKKIKQMVDSYSADKQMMLDQKMGQAEAPITKEKTASGERPIGNLIADSHRENMHTDIAFMNPGGIRANLDEGELTWGDLYTMLPFGTNLVKLSLTGAEIKEALEQQWTGNFQTIMQTSGLDYTYDKDAPPGHKVVAMTDRDGNAIQPDQTYTVALTNYLATGGDGFTAFKKGNDSVEGPPTLDSFITYIIESGGSVAPPETGRIKVQ, from the coding sequence ATGTCTTTGAGTAAATGGATGTTGGCAGCAATCGCAACGGGGGTGTTTTTCATCGGATCATCATTTGCGTCATCTTCCACCGACCCTGGAGAGTATATTTCCGTGCAGCTTCTGGGAGTCAATGATTTTCATGGCCAGCTGGAAACGGTTCGAACCAGGAATGGAAAGCAGGTAGGCGGTGCTGAATACTTGGCGGCCTATTTAAAAAAGCACCGGCAGGAAAACGAAAATACCCTGTTGGTCCATTCTGGTGACATGGTTGGTGCAAGCTCACCTGTGTCATCTCTTATGCAGGATGAACCTGCCGTCGAATGGATGAACGAGGTCGGATTTGATATCGGGACGTTAGGGAATCATGAGTTCGATGAAGGAACGGAGGAGATGTTCAGACTCCTTGATGGCGGCAAACATGAGAAAACGGGTACCTTTGAAGGGGCGGCTTTTCCATACACAGCTGCCAATGTTATCGATAAAAAGACAGGGAAAACCATTTTACCACCATATTTAATCAAAGAAGTCGATGGGGTGCCCATCGGGTTTATCGGGGTAGTCACGACAGAAACGAAAGATATCGTCCTGCCAAGCGGGATTGAGGAAGTTGAATTCACGGATGAAGTCACTGCCATTAATCAAAGCGTAAAAGAATTGAAGGCAAAAGGAGTTCGGTCCATCGTCGTTCTCGGGCATGTTTCCGCTTCTTCAAATGAGGACGGAACAAATCCTGCTCAAGACGCCGCTGAATTTGCCCCCCGCATCGATGATGAAGTAGATATCATCTTCGGCGGCCATAGTCACGGCTTTGCCAATACATCAGTTGATGGGAAATTGATTGTTCAATCATACTCATATGGAACTGCCTTTTCAGATGTAGATCTCCTGATCGACCGGGAGACGAAGGACATCGTCAATAAGCAGGCAGCCATCCTATCCACCTATCACGATGGAATACTGCCTGACAAAAAAATCAAACAGATGGTCGATTCTTACTCCGCAGACAAGCAGATGATGCTGGACCAGAAAATGGGTCAGGCCGAAGCCCCCATCACGAAAGAAAAAACCGCCAGCGGGGAGCGGCCGATTGGAAATCTTATCGCAGATTCACATCGGGAGAACATGCACACCGACATCGCATTCATGAATCCGGGTGGAATCCGGGCGAACCTGGATGAGGGGGAACTTACTTGGGGAGACCTGTACACCATGCTCCCCTTCGGCACCAACCTGGTCAAACTATCATTGACCGGCGCCGAGATTAAAGAGGCACTGGAACAGCAGTGGACAGGCAATTTTCAAACCATCATGCAGACATCGGGGCTCGACTACACGTACGACAAAGACGCACCACCTGGCCATAAAGTAGTAGCGATGACTGATAGAGATGGAAACGCCATTCAGCCGGACCAGACATATACCGTAGCCCTCACAAATTATCTTGCAACCGGTGGAGACGGATTCACTGCCTTTAAAAAAGGCAATGATTCTGTGGAAGGCCCGCCGACATTGGACTCATTCATTACCTATATCATTGAATCAGGCGGAAGCGTAGCACCACCTGAGACAGGTCGGATCAAGGTACAGTAA
- a CDS encoding response regulator transcription factor — protein MKKILIIEDEMDIAELERDYLEVNGFGSDIASTGEEGLRLARTHSYNLILLDLMLPGIDGFALCKKLREFLDIPILMVTARKEDIDKIRGFDRGADDYIVKPFTPSELIARVKAHMSRYDRLISREAPKDEIEIKNLRVDLDSRRVYVDNEEKPLTAKEFDLLVFLATHPDRVFTKEHLFERLWGYDSFGDITTVTVHIRKIREKIEEDPSDPVFIETIWGVGYRFKKQ, from the coding sequence GTGAAGAAAATATTGATTATTGAAGATGAGATGGATATTGCTGAACTGGAAAGGGATTATTTAGAGGTGAACGGATTTGGCAGTGATATCGCTTCGACAGGGGAGGAAGGGCTGAGACTTGCAAGGACACATTCATACAACCTCATCCTGTTGGACTTAATGCTGCCGGGAATCGACGGGTTTGCATTATGCAAAAAGCTCCGGGAATTCTTAGATATTCCGATTCTTATGGTGACCGCCCGAAAAGAAGACATTGATAAAATCAGGGGATTCGACCGCGGAGCAGATGATTATATCGTGAAGCCCTTCACACCGAGTGAACTTATTGCCCGGGTAAAGGCGCATATGTCAAGATACGACCGATTAATCAGTCGGGAAGCCCCGAAAGATGAAATCGAAATCAAGAACCTCAGGGTGGACCTCGATTCCCGGAGAGTATACGTGGACAATGAAGAAAAACCATTAACCGCAAAAGAATTCGATTTATTGGTGTTCCTGGCCACCCATCCTGACAGGGTCTTCACAAAGGAACATCTATTCGAAAGACTCTGGGGATATGATTCTTTCGGGGACATCACGACGGTCACCGTCCATATTAGAAAAATCAGGGAGAAAATTGAAGAGGACCCCTCAGATCCTGTATTCATTGAAACCATTTGGGGCGTAGGCTATCGATTCAAGAAGCAATAG
- a CDS encoding GNAT family N-acetyltransferase: MSNHPVVKPYSIIYQTQVVDLILHIQQQEYNIPITKKDQPDLFNIEDVYQMGKGNFWVAVYNDHIVGTISLLDIGNNQVALRKMFVHKEFRGKQYKTASLLLNNAINWAKEHSIKAVYLGTTPQFLAAHRFYEKNGFTSIAIEELPENFPVLEVDKKFYYYSV, encoded by the coding sequence ATGAGTAATCATCCTGTTGTGAAACCATATTCTATTATATATCAAACTCAAGTCGTAGATTTAATTCTACATATCCAGCAACAAGAATATAACATTCCGATAACCAAGAAGGATCAACCCGATTTGTTTAACATAGAAGATGTTTATCAGATGGGTAAGGGCAACTTTTGGGTAGCAGTTTATAACGATCATATCGTTGGTACAATCAGTCTATTAGATATAGGAAATAATCAAGTGGCATTAAGGAAGATGTTTGTACATAAAGAATTTCGAGGAAAACAATATAAAACGGCCAGTCTGTTATTAAATAATGCAATTAACTGGGCAAAAGAGCATTCAATAAAAGCCGTGTATCTTGGAACCACACCGCAATTTCTAGCCGCCCACCGATTTTACGAGAAAAATGGATTTACAAGTATAGCTATTGAAGAATTGCCTGAGAATTTCCCAGTATTAGAGGTCGATAAAAAGTTCTATTATTATTCGGTTTAA
- a CDS encoding sialate O-acetylesterase, whose amino-acid sequence MIKSFLMLGQSNMAGRGFLHDVEPIYNEKIKMLRNGQWQMMTEPINYDRPVAGVSLAASFADLCSKANPDDEIGLIPCAEGGSSLNDWHPQGTLFKHALSEARFALETSEICGILWHQGESDSHQSLHETFYDKLSLIVETLRSELNLQNVPLIIGELGHFLGKEGFGKYSSEYQEINQELRRFAHEQPNCYVVSAEGLTANPDGIHLNAVSQRKFGFRYFEAFSNKCHISGPLADENQSLKINHTYSKNEQIYIHSMNLAQGKITYAEFEAQMAKVMHP is encoded by the coding sequence ATGATCAAATCTTTTTTAATGTTAGGACAATCGAATATGGCAGGTCGTGGATTCCTGCATGATGTAGAGCCTATCTATAATGAGAAAATAAAAATGCTTCGCAACGGTCAGTGGCAAATGATGACAGAGCCCATTAATTATGACCGTCCTGTTGCTGGTGTAAGTCTGGCAGCCTCTTTTGCAGACCTGTGTTCAAAAGCTAATCCGGATGATGAAATCGGGTTGATTCCTTGTGCGGAAGGCGGCAGTTCCTTGAACGATTGGCACCCGCAAGGCACTCTTTTCAAACATGCTTTGTCTGAAGCGCGATTTGCTCTTGAAACGAGTGAAATTTGTGGCATCCTCTGGCATCAAGGTGAAAGTGACAGCCATCAGTCTCTCCATGAAACATTTTACGACAAGTTATCTCTTATCGTTGAAACGTTACGAAGTGAATTAAACCTTCAAAACGTTCCATTAATCATTGGTGAGCTTGGGCATTTCTTAGGGAAAGAAGGTTTCGGAAAGTACTCATCAGAGTATCAGGAAATCAACCAAGAATTACGTCGATTTGCTCATGAGCAGCCAAATTGTTATGTAGTATCGGCAGAAGGTCTAACTGCCAATCCAGATGGTATTCATTTGAACGCTGTTTCCCAACGAAAATTCGGTTTTCGCTACTTCGAGGCATTTTCTAATAAGTGTCATATCTCAGGGCCCCTTGCGGATGAAAATCAATCACTAAAGATAAATCATACTTATTCAAAAAATGAACAGATCTATATTCACAGTATGAATTTAGCTCAGGGCAAAATCACATACGCTGAATTTGAAGCACAGATGGCGAAGGTGATGCACCCTTGA